Proteins encoded within one genomic window of Mycolicibacterium aubagnense:
- a CDS encoding peptidase domain-containing ABC transporter, protein MSTGMSISEPPAPGVPGERHRFALLELMPADVRRLVEASFHRESYSFGEVIVAEGDAADAMYMLESGTARVIKTGDQGEEVPLNVLHAGDAFGERALLAPGGTRTATVRASGAVVALRLDKAVFDALVFSEPAIAHYLDLHVRRHELRDFLRAYTAFSGLPAEGMRLLLEGLTPMTVPAGHIVIRQGDPPGPMYIVRAGRLRAYFETNAAREQRAYLRQGDFFGEVALLRGSTRTATVEAVTDADLWTLPPAVFVRLSAEFPAFRKEIEQRISSYDYLRTARVPLDFAEELLPAQAGPDALAADQTRTATAEFPQADVQTNGGDEQLDGSISSRRRIRRFPSVLQVDEMDCGAASLASVCHYYGRNVSITRVREAVHTAIDGTSLLGIARGAEALGLAARTAKVSKTRLDEMPLPAIVHWDANHWLVLYDVGAEHVRLADPARGRRKVKRSEFESKWSGFAAFFTPTDAFAQTPQATSRVGWLVEFFRPYRRVLVLALVLALLAAGADMLIPVLSKYIVDGVIQYHDASLLTLLVAGMFGALVLSVAVTLAQRYFLSRIAVRIDRASLDTLSERLLALPMSYFNARRTGDISRRLNGLRQVRTFIVEHGVAGLASAAQLLVAVIIMFVYSWRLALVYLATAPLYGGLMWFSRNRLRPAFDVLEESWGKYQSRQIDSIKGIETVKAMGAEESLRRLLLGQFNGLSSQLYRADLTVMTYQALVQVVTFLSLVLFLWIGALQVMRGHLTIGELVSFNALVLLANGPVLGLLWLWDQLQYSTILLDRLNDILEQEPEQGEDHSSLTPVPTLSGRVRFARVTFEYPGPATTPILDEIDFEVEPGTRVAIVGRSGSGKTTLVKCLSGLLLPTAGTILFDGADLTGLHLRQLRRHIGFVLQDNHMFDASIAENIALGDEDADSERIIWAARVANAAEFIERLPLGYETKIGESGMLLSGGQRQRIAIARAVYPRPPVLVFDEATSALDTESERAVKENLDELLEGRTSFVIAHRLSTVRDADVILVLEKGRLVERGTHDELMARQGLYYYLCSQQLAL, encoded by the coding sequence ATGTCCACTGGCATGAGCATCTCTGAGCCGCCGGCTCCTGGCGTACCGGGGGAGCGGCACCGCTTCGCGCTGCTCGAACTGATGCCCGCGGACGTGCGGCGCTTGGTGGAGGCCTCGTTCCATCGTGAGTCGTATTCGTTCGGCGAGGTGATCGTCGCCGAGGGCGACGCAGCGGACGCCATGTACATGCTCGAGTCGGGCACCGCACGTGTCATCAAGACCGGCGATCAGGGTGAGGAGGTCCCGCTCAACGTGCTGCACGCCGGCGACGCGTTCGGCGAGCGGGCGTTGCTCGCACCCGGCGGCACCCGCACCGCGACCGTACGCGCGTCCGGCGCGGTGGTGGCGCTGCGGCTCGACAAGGCGGTGTTCGACGCGCTGGTGTTCAGCGAGCCTGCCATCGCCCATTACCTCGACCTGCACGTGCGTCGCCACGAGCTGCGCGACTTCCTGCGCGCCTACACGGCCTTTTCGGGTCTTCCCGCCGAGGGCATGCGACTGCTGCTCGAGGGCCTGACACCGATGACTGTGCCCGCCGGGCACATCGTGATCCGCCAAGGCGACCCGCCCGGGCCGATGTACATCGTGCGCGCCGGCCGGCTGCGTGCGTACTTCGAAACCAACGCCGCGCGGGAACAGCGCGCCTACCTACGCCAGGGTGATTTCTTCGGCGAGGTGGCGCTGCTGCGCGGCTCCACGCGCACGGCAACCGTCGAGGCAGTGACCGACGCCGATTTATGGACGCTGCCCCCAGCGGTTTTCGTCCGCCTCTCCGCGGAGTTCCCGGCGTTCCGCAAGGAGATCGAGCAACGCATCTCGTCCTACGACTACCTGCGTACGGCGCGGGTGCCGCTCGATTTCGCCGAGGAGCTGTTACCCGCACAAGCCGGACCCGACGCGCTGGCCGCGGACCAGACCCGCACCGCCACAGCTGAATTCCCGCAAGCCGACGTTCAAACCAACGGCGGCGACGAACAGCTCGACGGGTCCATCAGTTCGCGGCGGCGCATCCGCCGATTTCCGTCTGTGTTGCAGGTCGACGAAATGGACTGCGGCGCAGCATCTCTGGCCAGTGTTTGCCACTACTACGGGCGCAACGTCTCAATCACCCGGGTGCGTGAAGCGGTCCATACCGCCATCGACGGTACGAGCCTGCTGGGTATCGCGCGGGGCGCAGAGGCGCTGGGGCTGGCGGCGCGCACCGCCAAGGTGTCCAAGACGCGCTTGGACGAGATGCCGCTGCCGGCCATCGTGCACTGGGATGCCAACCACTGGCTGGTCCTGTATGACGTTGGCGCGGAGCATGTTCGATTGGCCGACCCCGCCCGAGGCCGCCGCAAGGTCAAACGCTCGGAGTTCGAGTCGAAGTGGTCGGGCTTCGCAGCGTTCTTCACCCCGACCGACGCATTCGCGCAGACCCCGCAGGCGACCTCGCGCGTCGGCTGGCTGGTCGAGTTCTTCCGGCCGTATCGCCGCGTCTTGGTCTTGGCGCTCGTGCTGGCCCTGCTGGCCGCCGGTGCCGACATGCTCATCCCGGTGTTGAGCAAGTACATCGTCGACGGGGTGATCCAATATCACGACGCAAGCCTGCTGACACTTCTGGTGGCGGGCATGTTCGGTGCGCTGGTGCTCAGCGTCGCGGTAACGCTGGCGCAGCGATACTTCCTCAGCCGCATCGCGGTGCGCATCGATCGAGCGAGCCTGGACACGCTGTCGGAAAGACTGCTCGCCTTGCCGATGAGCTACTTCAACGCGCGCCGCACCGGGGACATCTCGCGGCGCCTGAACGGCTTGCGACAGGTGCGCACATTCATCGTCGAGCACGGAGTCGCGGGCCTGGCTTCGGCCGCCCAACTGCTCGTAGCGGTGATCATCATGTTCGTCTACAGCTGGCGGCTCGCGCTGGTGTATCTGGCGACCGCTCCGCTGTACGGGGGGCTGATGTGGTTCTCCCGCAACCGTCTTCGCCCGGCGTTCGATGTGCTGGAGGAGTCGTGGGGTAAGTACCAGTCACGCCAGATCGATTCCATCAAAGGCATCGAGACGGTCAAGGCGATGGGCGCCGAAGAATCGCTTCGCCGGCTGCTGCTCGGGCAGTTCAACGGCCTTTCCTCACAGCTGTACCGGGCCGACCTGACGGTGATGACCTATCAGGCGCTCGTTCAAGTCGTCACGTTCCTGTCTCTGGTGCTGTTCTTGTGGATCGGCGCCCTGCAAGTCATGCGCGGCCACCTCACGATCGGCGAGCTGGTCTCCTTCAACGCCCTTGTGTTGCTGGCCAATGGTCCGGTCCTGGGCCTGCTGTGGCTGTGGGACCAGCTGCAGTATTCGACCATCCTTCTCGACCGACTCAACGACATCCTCGAACAAGAACCCGAGCAGGGCGAGGATCACTCGTCGCTGACACCGGTGCCGACGCTGTCAGGTCGAGTTCGGTTCGCGCGGGTGACATTCGAGTACCCCGGCCCAGCCACGACGCCGATACTCGACGAGATCGACTTCGAGGTCGAACCGGGTACTCGGGTGGCCATCGTCGGGCGCAGCGGCTCCGGTAAGACCACACTGGTCAAATGCCTGTCCGGGCTGCTGTTGCCCACCGCCGGGACGATCCTGTTCGACGGGGCGGATCTGACTGGGCTGCATTTGCGCCAACTGCGCCGCCATATCGGGTTCGTACTGCAGGACAACCACATGTTCGACGCGTCGATCGCCGAGAACATCGCGCTCGGCGACGAGGACGCGGACTCCGAGCGGATCATATGGGCGGCGCGGGTGGCCAATGCCGCCGAGTTCATCGAGCGCCTGCCGCTGGGCTACGAAACCAAGATCGGCGAGAGCGGGATGCTGCTGTCCGGTGGCCAGCGCCAGCGGATAGCGATCGCGCGGGCCGTCTACCCGCGGCCGCCGGTGCTGGTCTTCGATGAGGCCACCAGCGCACTGGACACCGAATCCGAGCGCGCGGTCAAAGAAAACCTCGACGAGCTCCTCGAAGGACGCACGTCCTTCGTGATCGCCCATCGGCTATCCACCGTCCGCGACGCCGACGTGATCCTGGTACTGGAGAAGGGCCGGCTGGTCGAGCGCGGTACGCACGACGAACTCATGGCCAGACAGGGTCTGTACTACTACCTGTGCAGTCAGCAACTGGCACTGTGA
- a CDS encoding adenylate/guanylate cyclase domain-containing protein: MSDAPVEGPLGYLDVSAPGVPQRRVPIFGQLFVGRECAGITPARRMVVDDPQISRNHLEVRLDAETTRAFVIDTSTNGTRINGMRLERAVPMPIKSGDVICLGDLTLRFDSARFTGSSYADPGLTRARIDLTPMVMVVGDIVNYSTLSEVTDPAVIASGLNVLWGDLSAILRAHRGTLNHYAGDALYAVWEPSAVPDAVALAITFALVANERVGVLGPALPLRNPDGSPIQMGWAIVQGEAALSAMTRSVEAVIGDSTNVAFRLSGLAGRDGRAAVMVTAAVQHAVRDRFAWGPPEQLLLKGRQGLETVYPVLAAAAAQQPTPTDGATSRRTDPSPR; the protein is encoded by the coding sequence GTGTCCGATGCGCCCGTCGAGGGACCACTGGGATACCTCGACGTATCGGCGCCGGGCGTCCCGCAGCGGAGGGTGCCGATTTTCGGTCAGCTCTTCGTGGGCCGCGAGTGTGCAGGGATCACGCCGGCGCGGCGGATGGTGGTCGATGATCCTCAGATTTCTCGCAACCATCTAGAGGTCCGCCTTGATGCCGAGACGACGCGGGCGTTTGTCATCGACACCAGCACAAACGGGACGCGGATCAACGGGATGCGGCTCGAGCGCGCGGTGCCCATGCCGATCAAGTCCGGCGACGTCATTTGTTTGGGCGATCTGACCCTGAGGTTCGATTCCGCCCGGTTTACCGGGTCGAGCTATGCCGACCCGGGCCTGACGCGTGCGCGGATCGACCTCACTCCGATGGTCATGGTGGTCGGGGACATCGTGAACTACTCCACCCTCTCGGAGGTCACCGACCCGGCGGTGATCGCGTCGGGCCTGAACGTGCTGTGGGGTGATCTCAGTGCCATCCTCCGCGCGCATCGCGGCACGCTGAACCACTACGCCGGGGACGCCCTGTATGCGGTGTGGGAGCCGAGCGCCGTGCCTGATGCGGTGGCGTTGGCGATCACGTTCGCGCTGGTCGCCAACGAGCGCGTCGGCGTCCTGGGCCCCGCGCTGCCGTTGCGCAATCCGGACGGATCACCGATCCAAATGGGTTGGGCGATCGTGCAGGGGGAAGCCGCGTTGTCCGCGATGACCCGCTCCGTCGAGGCGGTGATCGGCGATTCCACCAACGTCGCATTTCGGCTGTCGGGACTGGCCGGGCGCGACGGGCGCGCGGCGGTGATGGTGACGGCCGCAGTTCAACATGCGGTCCGCGACAGATTCGCTTGGGGCCCACCCGAGCAGCTTCTGCTCAAGGGGCGGCAGGGTTTGGAGACCGTTTATCCCGTCCTCGCGGCTGCCGCTGCGCAGCAACCGACACCCACAGATGGCGCCACGTCCCGTCGTACCGACCCATCCCCGCGATGA
- a CDS encoding MspA family porin, which yields MRGILAGAVGTVLLALQVAGISHAGLDNELSLVDGHDRTLTVQQWDTFLNGVSSLDRNRLTREWFHSGTANYSCEGAGCDDFAGTLVMGYQIGFPWSLGVGINFRYTTPNILLDKVNPGTMRGASAGGIITPNLLPGVSISANLGNGPGIQEVATFSVHVAGPHRTVAVSNAHGTVTGAAGGVLLRPFARLISKTGDSVTTYGESWNMN from the coding sequence ATCCGAGGCATCCTCGCGGGTGCCGTTGGTACGGTACTGCTCGCACTGCAGGTCGCCGGCATTTCGCATGCCGGGCTGGACAACGAACTGAGCCTGGTCGATGGACATGACCGTACTTTGACTGTGCAGCAATGGGATACGTTCCTCAACGGCGTATCTTCCTTGGACCGCAACCGGCTGACCCGGGAGTGGTTTCACTCCGGCACGGCCAACTACTCCTGCGAGGGTGCCGGGTGTGACGACTTCGCCGGAACCTTGGTGATGGGCTATCAGATCGGGTTTCCGTGGTCGCTGGGTGTGGGCATCAACTTCAGATACACCACACCGAACATCCTGCTCGATAAAGTCAACCCCGGGACGATGCGCGGTGCCAGTGCCGGCGGCATCATCACGCCGAACCTGTTGCCGGGTGTGTCGATTTCCGCCAACTTGGGTAACGGCCCCGGCATCCAGGAAGTCGCGACCTTCTCGGTTCACGTCGCCGGTCCACATCGCACCGTGGCGGTATCCAACGCGCACGGCACTGTCACAGGCGCTGCCGGTGGCGTGCTGTTGCGTCCCTTCGCCCGTCTCATCTCTAAAACCGGCGACTCGGTCACTACTTACGGCGAATCATGGAACATGAACTGA
- a CDS encoding DUF1501 domain-containing protein, which translates to MAATAAALRFSDVVATLPAAAEDGYPNTDLGAQLRLAARLLADDNLGLRIVHVPMVADFDRVLVATFREFGRRVSDNGSSGLDRGAASTVLLLGPTNPGIFGEPPSLTRLDVDDNLRATVNMTEFYATIAEGWFGVPENLVLPGSPKPIAGVIAS; encoded by the coding sequence GTGGCCGCGACCGCCGCCGCCCTTCGGTTCTCCGACGTCGTCGCGACCCTGCCGGCCGCGGCCGAGGATGGCTATCCCAACACCGATCTCGGTGCCCAGTTGCGGCTCGCGGCGCGCCTGCTCGCCGACGACAACCTCGGCCTGCGGATCGTGCATGTGCCGATGGTCGCCGACTTCGACCGGGTGCTCGTCGCGACGTTCAGAGAGTTCGGCCGCCGGGTGTCCGACAATGGATCCTCGGGCTTGGACCGCGGCGCGGCGTCGACGGTGCTGCTGCTCGGCCCGACCAACCCGGGAATCTTCGGCGAACCGCCGTCGCTGACCCGGCTCGATGTCGACGACAACCTGCGAGCCACGGTGAACATGACCGAGTTCTATGCGACGATCGCCGAGGGATGGTTCGGTGTCCCCGAGAACCTCGTACTGCCGGGTTCCCCGAAACCGATCGCCGGCGTGATCGCCTCGTGA
- a CDS encoding alpha/beta hydrolase, protein MVNGWVGYFPTVGAAWTELMSRPLPDLTDRAGLAAMQLSGHVPAKGVLISVTIDSAASHFKHRNELVYAPPVWFTATPPPALPAVMMIGGEFNTPTDWIRAGDAITTIDAFATRHNGQAPVLVFVDSGGGFNIDTECVNGSRGNAADHLTKDVIPFVESSFGVSKDPSRWAVVGFSAGGTCAIDLTVMHPELIHTFGDISGDASPNAGTTAQTIVRLFGGNVAAWQAFDPRTVITKHGHYENISGVFTVSGASLDNQNRAVGADPVEQGTATGLRDLATANGIHCDIVALTGRHDWPYAGRAFALILPWLAGQLGIPADGRPPHPAPVGGS, encoded by the coding sequence ATGGTCAACGGCTGGGTCGGATACTTTCCGACCGTGGGCGCTGCATGGACAGAGCTCATGTCCCGACCGCTGCCGGACCTGACCGATCGCGCCGGCCTCGCAGCCATGCAACTGAGCGGACACGTGCCCGCAAAGGGTGTCCTGATCTCGGTCACCATCGATTCGGCGGCGTCACATTTCAAACATCGCAACGAGTTGGTTTACGCCCCGCCAGTGTGGTTCACCGCAACCCCGCCTCCGGCCCTACCGGCGGTGATGATGATCGGCGGTGAATTCAACACACCCACGGACTGGATACGTGCCGGCGACGCGATCACCACCATCGACGCATTCGCCACACGGCATAACGGTCAGGCGCCGGTGTTGGTGTTCGTGGACTCCGGTGGTGGATTCAACATCGACACAGAGTGCGTGAACGGTTCACGCGGCAATGCCGCCGACCACCTGACCAAAGACGTTATCCCCTTTGTGGAGTCCAGTTTTGGGGTCAGCAAGGACCCTTCCCGGTGGGCGGTCGTCGGATTCTCCGCCGGGGGCACCTGTGCGATCGATTTGACTGTGATGCACCCCGAGCTTATCCATACCTTTGGCGACATTTCTGGCGATGCGAGCCCCAACGCGGGCACCACCGCGCAAACCATCGTTCGGCTGTTCGGTGGCAATGTGGCCGCGTGGCAAGCGTTCGATCCGCGCACCGTGATCACCAAACATGGTCACTACGAGAATATTTCAGGCGTATTCACCGTGTCAGGCGCCAGCCTGGACAACCAGAACAGGGCTGTCGGCGCGGACCCCGTCGAGCAAGGCACGGCCACCGGGCTTCGCGACCTCGCCACCGCCAACGGAATCCACTGTGACATCGTCGCACTGACCGGCAGACATGACTGGCCCTACGCCGGCCGCGCCTTCGCATTGATCTTGCCGTGGCTGGCCGGCCAACTGGGTATTCCGGCAGACGGTCGGCCTCCACACCCCGCTCCGGTCGGGGGTTCGTGA
- a CDS encoding winged helix-turn-helix domain-containing protein, with the protein MRVLVCEDDIELGVRIAAGLRSAGFAVDVAHDLADADLKITVNHYDCLVMDRAMPDGDGLDLIAGKRAQGVTVPALMLTALDALADRVDGFAHGADDYLVKPFALAELSARVQALCRRRERPAPARINVGDLIVDLPRRRVLRDGILLTLTPKEFAVLETLAIRAGNVVSRTELVESCWDEMAEPASNVVDVVIAQLRRKLGSPSLIETVRGAGFLMPEQTPV; encoded by the coding sequence ATGCGGGTATTGGTGTGCGAGGACGACATCGAACTGGGCGTCCGGATCGCGGCCGGACTGCGCTCGGCGGGTTTTGCGGTCGATGTCGCCCACGATCTCGCCGACGCGGACCTCAAAATCACGGTGAATCATTACGACTGCCTTGTCATGGACCGCGCGATGCCCGACGGCGACGGACTCGACCTGATCGCCGGCAAGCGCGCCCAGGGAGTGACCGTACCGGCACTGATGTTGACCGCGCTCGACGCGCTTGCCGACCGCGTCGACGGTTTCGCCCACGGCGCCGACGACTATCTCGTCAAACCCTTTGCGCTGGCCGAACTTTCGGCTCGAGTGCAGGCGTTGTGCCGCCGTCGGGAACGACCGGCGCCGGCGCGGATCAATGTCGGCGATCTCATCGTCGACCTGCCGCGACGGCGCGTGTTGCGCGACGGGATTCTGCTGACCCTCACGCCCAAGGAATTCGCGGTGCTCGAAACGCTGGCGATTCGGGCGGGCAATGTGGTGAGCAGAACCGAACTGGTCGAGAGCTGCTGGGACGAGATGGCGGAGCCGGCATCGAATGTGGTTGACGTCGTCATTGCCCAACTGCGCCGCAAACTCGGTTCGCCGTCGCTCATCGAGACGGTGCGCGGCGCCGGATTCCTGATGCCCGAGCAGACGCCGGTGTGA